A genome region from Leptospiraceae bacterium includes the following:
- a CDS encoding Uma2 family endonuclease, with protein sequence MFAAEKENSIASPKKKLTCEDYDNMTPEEWGYELIDGEIIQMTSPNILHQRISRKLLFELESFNRKKMLGEFFEAPTDVKINEYNLVEPDILFIANEQQSIIKENRIEGAPDLVVEILSPSTGYYDLRKKYSIYESAGVKEYWIVDPIEKLVELYKNGETGFLLEQKLKEKGILKSNILIGLELDINVLW encoded by the coding sequence ATGTTTGCTGCCGAAAAAGAAAATTCAATTGCTTCACCCAAGAAGAAATTAACCTGTGAAGATTACGACAATATGACTCCGGAAGAGTGGGGCTATGAATTGATTGACGGGGAAATTATCCAAATGACTAGCCCGAATATTTTACACCAAAGAATTTCACGAAAACTATTGTTTGAATTAGAATCCTTCAATAGAAAAAAAATGTTAGGCGAATTCTTCGAAGCCCCAACTGACGTAAAAATAAACGAATACAATTTAGTTGAGCCTGACATCTTGTTTATCGCAAATGAACAACAATCAATCATTAAAGAAAACCGCATTGAGGGCGCTCCCGATTTAGTGGTAGAAATTTTATCTCCTTCAACAGGCTATTATGATTTGCGAAAAAAATATTCTATCTATGAGAGTGCTGGCGTAAAAGAATACTGGATAGTTGACCCAATTGAAAAACTGGTGGAGCTTTATAAAAATGGGGAAACTGGATTTCTATTGGAACAAAAACTAAAAGAAAAAGGTATTTTAAAATCCAATATTCTAATTGGTTTGGAATTAGATATTAACGTATTATGGTAA